One stretch of Bradyrhizobium canariense DNA includes these proteins:
- a CDS encoding GIY-YIG nuclease family protein: MWYVYIIRSISSPEQEYIGATADLKRRISDHNAGKSTHTAKFRPWELVWYCAFRDKYKALEFEKYLKSHSGRAFAKKRL, encoded by the coding sequence ATGTGGTACGTCTACATAATCCGCAGCATTAGCTCGCCAGAGCAGGAATACATTGGTGCCACCGCAGACTTGAAGCGTCGAATATCCGACCACAATGCTGGCAAATCCACCCACACCGCCAAATTCAGGCCCTGGGAATTGGTTTGGTATTGCGCCTTCCGCGACAAATATAAAGCGCTGGAATTCGAGAAATATCTCAAATCCCATTCCGGTCGGGCGTTTGCGAAGAAGCGCCTCTGA
- a CDS encoding TIGR02300 family protein, which produces MAKSDLGTKRICPTTGKKFYDLNKSPVISPYTGEVVPIAPVAPPRAARGDAARAAAASAASAAEVTPEPAEAEELVSLEEADAEENTGKVKAVVPESEDDIEIDETIEDDDDDDSTFIADEEEGDEDVTDIIGDVGGDEET; this is translated from the coding sequence GTGGCCAAATCCGATCTCGGAACCAAACGCATTTGCCCGACGACGGGTAAGAAATTCTACGACCTCAACAAGAGTCCGGTGATCTCGCCCTATACTGGCGAGGTTGTCCCGATTGCTCCGGTTGCTCCGCCGCGGGCGGCCCGTGGCGATGCGGCGCGTGCCGCGGCTGCTTCCGCGGCTTCTGCCGCCGAGGTCACGCCGGAGCCCGCCGAGGCCGAAGAGTTGGTCTCGCTCGAGGAGGCCGATGCCGAAGAGAACACCGGCAAGGTCAAGGCTGTCGTTCCCGAGTCGGAGGACGACATCGAGATCGACGAGACCATCGAAGACGATGATGATGACGATTCGACCTTCATCGCCGACGAGGAAGAAGGTGACGAGGACGTCACCGATATCATCGGCGACGTCGGCGGCGACGAGGAGACTTGA
- a CDS encoding MarR family winged helix-turn-helix transcriptional regulator, which yields MAKKHVADLPLLLGNQVCFAVYSTAHAFNRVYKPLLDRLGLTYPQYLVMLVLWERDGVPVRDIGERLFLDSGTLTPLLKRLEAADLIKRTRSTEDERQVLIALTSQGHALREKARTVPQSILAASACSVGELSALKNDLIALRDRLNAALDD from the coding sequence ATGGCCAAGAAACACGTGGCGGACTTGCCGCTGCTGCTGGGTAATCAAGTCTGTTTCGCAGTCTATTCCACGGCGCATGCGTTCAACCGGGTCTACAAGCCGTTACTTGACCGGCTCGGACTGACCTATCCGCAATACCTGGTGATGCTGGTGCTGTGGGAGCGCGATGGCGTGCCGGTCAGGGATATCGGTGAACGGCTGTTTCTGGACTCCGGCACGCTCACGCCGCTGCTTAAGCGGCTGGAGGCAGCGGATCTGATCAAACGCACGCGCAGCACCGAAGATGAGCGGCAGGTGCTGATCGCGCTCACATCGCAAGGTCATGCCCTTCGGGAAAAAGCCCGGACAGTGCCTCAGTCCATCCTGGCCGCCTCGGCGTGCTCGGTCGGCGAACTATCGGCGTTGAAAAACGATCTCATCGCTCTTCGGGACCGGTTGAATGCCGCGCTCGATGACTAG